One window from the genome of Streptomyces sp. WZ-12 encodes:
- a CDS encoding SDR family oxidoreductase, with translation MNDVLITGATKGIGLAISQRLAKAGYGVIGIARSAPDEEFPGTFLQCDLADVDDTARMVEEATRGRAICRVVNNAGIAEPQPIEDLDLATLQRVVDLSLRASVQIVQGLVPGMRAERFGRIVNIASRAVYGAKDRTSYAAAKSALVGCTRSWALELAADGITSNAVSPGPVATELFRRARPVGSEGERKAIASIPMGRLGTPEDVAAAVEFLLSDDAGFVTGHVLDVDGGSSLGGR, from the coding sequence ATCTCCCAGCGGTTGGCGAAGGCCGGGTACGGAGTCATCGGCATCGCCCGGAGCGCGCCCGACGAGGAGTTCCCCGGGACCTTCCTCCAGTGCGACCTCGCCGATGTCGACGACACCGCCCGCATGGTGGAGGAGGCCACCCGCGGGCGCGCCATCTGTCGGGTCGTCAACAATGCGGGTATCGCCGAGCCCCAGCCCATCGAGGATCTCGACCTGGCGACGTTACAGCGGGTGGTGGACCTGAGCCTGCGCGCTTCGGTCCAGATCGTTCAGGGCCTGGTGCCGGGCATGCGGGCGGAGCGCTTCGGACGGATCGTCAACATCGCCTCGCGGGCGGTGTACGGCGCCAAGGACCGTACGTCCTACGCGGCGGCCAAGAGCGCGCTCGTCGGCTGCACCCGTTCCTGGGCCTTGGAGTTGGCCGCGGACGGCATCACGTCCAACGCGGTGTCGCCCGGCCCCGTCGCGACCGAGTTGTTCCGTCGCGCGCGGCCCGTCGGCAGCGAGGGGGAGCGGAAGGCGATCGCCTCGATCCCGATGGGGCGCCTGGGAACTCCCGAAGACGTCGCCGCGGCCGTCGAGTTCCTGCTGTCCGACGACGCGGGATTCGTCACCGGCCACGTCCTCGACGTCGACGGCGGGAGCAGCCTCGGCGGGCGCTAG